GGGATTCGGATTAAATCGACACTGAGAATAGGAGAGGATTTTTCACCTTAATCGTTGTCAGTGAAGCGGTAGCGAAACGGTTGTCGTTGTCGTAATCGTAATCGGAATTAGATATTGAAAGCCGATTACGACAACGACAACGACAACGAAAAAGACATCTTACTCACCTTCTCTTTCACTGCACCCTGAACGAACTGGTTTGGCTTTCGAATTCCTGTCCGTATTCGTCCACGGCCACCACTTTCCAGTAGTAGGTCCTTCCCGACTCGAGGTTGCCGGTTGTGTGCGAGCTTCCGGTAAGTTCAGGGACCACGACGGTGTTGTTCGTCGGCGACACAGAGGTTGTGGGGGTGGTATCCACTGCACCATCATCACCGCCGCCACCGCCACCACCGCCGCAGCCGACCATGGTCATTGCCAGAGTGCTGCAGAGGGCCAGACCGGCAAGACGTTTCCGTCCCGTGGACGAGAGCAATTGCTGCAGAGTCATGCCGATCATGCAGATGAGGATCGCCATCAGAATGCCCTGGGGCGGCAGCCCGGAACCGGGGTTGGGGCCACCAGCCACAACCGTGCTGCTCTCCCGCAGGGAGGGATCGGTTCCATAATAGACGGTGAACGTCAGGTTGAGTTCCGCCGGCGGGGAGGTCCATGTCAATCGAGCCGGGGAGGAGACAATGCTGTTGTTTGCAGGCGACAGCGGGGCGGGAATCCACTCGCTTGCCACCAAGTTGGAGAATTCGCTTTCGTTGCCCTGACTGTCATAGGCGGTGGTACGAAAGTAGTAGATGCTCCATTCCGAAAGACCTGTGAGGGTGAACGTGGTGGCGTTGCCGACATCGATGGGTGAGGACCCCTCAGCGGCGTCAGTGCCGGTCATTGGCAGGGTGGCGCTGTCGGCCTGGTAATAGAGCTTGTAGCCGACAACGCCGGAGCTGGGGCTGGGGTCCCATGAAAGGGTGATATCTTTCGCGAAGCCCTTCGAAGGGGCCAGGCAAAGGCCGATGATCATCGCAAAAAGTACCATGCTGAGAGCTTTAAGAAGTTTATTCATGAGATCCTCTCCTGAAGAACGTTTCACCGAATTGCACTCATGAATAGGCAAAAGCCGTGCCCATCTGTTGCCTTATTAATAAAAACGGCTCAAGCCCTGCGGCGGCCCGGGTTTTTGCGGTGCGGTGG
The genomic region above belongs to Syntrophotaleaceae bacterium and contains:
- a CDS encoding fibronectin type III domain-containing protein → MNKLLKALSMVLFAMIIGLCLAPSKGFAKDITLSWDPSPSSGVVGYKLYYQADSATLPMTGTDAAEGSSPIDVGNATTFTLTGLSEWSIYYFRTTAYDSQGNESEFSNLVASEWIPAPLSPANNSIVSSPARLTWTSPPAELNLTFTVYYGTDPSLRESSTVVAGGPNPGSGLPPQGILMAILICMIGMTLQQLLSSTGRKRLAGLALCSTLAMTMVGCGGGGGGGGDDGAVDTTPTTSVSPTNNTVVVPELTGSSHTTGNLESGRTYYWKVVAVDEYGQEFESQTSSFRVQ